The following are from one region of the Candidatus Zixiibacteriota bacterium genome:
- a CDS encoding SDR family oxidoreductase — MKLKDKIAIITGGTGAIGRVITKTFLSEGAKVIVTCKREEEFNEVLSKLSEFRQNLSGKKVDVTIAEQVRQLMEETFQRFGKIDILVNGVGGFAPSAHIVDLEEKTWDFLFNLNLKSAFLCSKFVIPYMLKQNYGKIVNISAKMALEPVAGAGAYSASKSALITLTETLAKEVKDSGINVNAVALSLVKTEANLKSITKPDPSKWVEPEDVANTILFLCSEEAKSINGDVIKVYGKLI; from the coding sequence ATGAAATTAAAAGATAAAATCGCCATTATCACCGGCGGAACCGGTGCCATCGGCAGGGTTATCACAAAAACTTTCCTTTCCGAGGGTGCAAAAGTCATAGTCACCTGTAAAAGGGAAGAGGAATTCAATGAGGTTTTGTCAAAGCTCTCAGAATTCAGACAAAATCTTTCCGGGAAAAAAGTTGATGTCACGATTGCTGAACAGGTACGCCAGCTTATGGAGGAAACGTTTCAGAGGTTTGGCAAGATTGATATTCTTGTTAATGGTGTGGGTGGATTTGCTCCCTCTGCTCATATCGTTGACCTCGAAGAGAAAACCTGGGATTTCCTTTTCAATCTGAATCTGAAATCTGCTTTCTTGTGCTCGAAATTCGTTATACCTTATATGCTGAAACAAAATTATGGTAAGATCGTGAATATCTCGGCAAAAATGGCTTTGGAGCCGGTCGCTGGTGCGGGTGCGTATTCTGCCTCAAAGTCAGCTTTGATTACCTTGACTGAGACTCTGGCGAAAGAGGTAAAAGATTCAGGAATAAACGTAAATGCAGTGGCATTGAGCCTAGTGAAAACAGAGGCAAACCTCAAATCCATCACTAAGCCAGACCCATCCAAATGGGTCGAGCCAGAGGACGTGGCGAATACGATTCTCTTCCTCTGCTCGGAAGAGGCAAAATCTATCAACGGAGATGTGATTAAGGTTTATGGGAAGTTAATTTAA